The proteins below are encoded in one region of Neofelis nebulosa isolate mNeoNeb1 chromosome 17, mNeoNeb1.pri, whole genome shotgun sequence:
- the KCNA7 gene encoding potassium voltage-gated channel subfamily A member 7 — protein MRAEKASSARRRLGGRAGAPAEGARPPSAPPGSGAPSPAPWPDGRAIFTRGHRTPAWGGGGGGGRGGAGPGRASGPHVRPRVAGAARAMEPRCPPPCGCCERLVLNVAGLRFETRARTLGRFPDTLLGDPARRDRFYDCARREYFFDRHRPSFDAVLYYYQSGGRLRRPAHVPLDVFLEEVAFYGLGAAALARLREDEGCPLPPERPLPRRAFARQLWLLFEFPESSQAARVLAVVSVLVILVSIVVFCLETLPDFRNDRDNPGLAAVAAAGPFPARLNGSSPVPGTLSRMPFDDPFFMVETLCICWFSFELLVRLATCPSKAAFFKNVMNLIDFVAILPYFVALGTELARQRGVGQPAMSLAILRVIRLVRVFRIFKLSRHSKGLQILGQTLRASMRELGLLIFFLFIGVVLFSSAVYFAEADREDSHFTSIPESFWWAVVTMTTVGYGDMAPVTVGGKIVGSLCAIAGVLTISLPVPVIVSNFSYFYHRETEGEEAGMYSHVDTQPCGPLEGKVNGGLVDGEMPELPPPLWAPPGKHMVTEV, from the exons ATGCGCGCGGAGAAAGCAAGCTCAGCGCGGCGGCggctgggggggagggcgggCGCCCCGGCAGAGGGCGCGCGgccgccctctgcccctccagggtcaggcgccccctcccccgcgcccTGGCCGGACGGCCGGGCTATTTTTACGCGTGGACACCGGACACCAGCctggggcggcggcggcggcggcggccgaggcggggccgggccgggtcGGGCGTCGGGGCCACACGTCCGTCCGCGGGTCGCCGGGGCTGCGCGCGCCATGGAGCCGCGGTGCCCGCCGCCGTGCGGCTGCTGCGAGCGGCTGGTGCTCAACGTGGCCGGGCTGCGCTTCGAGACGCGGGCGCGGACGCTGGGCCGCTTCCCGGACACGCTGCTAGGGGACCCGGCGCGCCGGGACCGCTTCTACGACTGCGCGCGCCGCGAGTACTTCTTTGACCGGCACCGGCCCAGCTTCGACGCCGTGCTCTACTACTACCAGTCCGGCGGCCGGCTGCGGCGGCCGGCGCACGTGCCGCTCGAcgtcttcctggaggaggtggcctttTACGGGCTGGGCGCGGCGGCGCTGGCGCGCCTGCGCGAGGACGAGGGCTGCCCCTTGCCGCCCGAGCGCCCCCTGCCCCGCCGCGCCTTCGCGCGCCAGCTCTGGCTGCTCTTCGAGTTCCCCGAGAGTTCGCAGGCCGCGCGCGTGCTCGCCGTCGTCTCCGTGCTCGTCATCCTCGTCTCCATCGTCGTCTTCTGCCTCGAGACGCTGCCCGACTTCCGCAACGACCGCGACAACCCGGGGCTCGCTGCCGTGGCGGCTGCCGGCCCG tTCCCTGCTCGGCTGAATGGCTCCAGCCCAGTGCCCGGAACCCTGTCTCGCATGCCCTTCGATGATCCGTTCTTTATGGTGGAGACGTTGTGCATCTGTTGGTTCTCCTTTGAGCTACTGGTGCGCCTGGCGACCTGCCCAAGCAAGGCGGCCTTTTTCAAGAACGTGATGAACCTCATCGATTTTGTGGCCATCCTCCCCTACTTTGTGGCGCTAGGCACCGAGCTAGCCAGGCAACGGGGCGTGGGCCAGCCGGCCATGTCACTGGCCATACTACGAGTTATCCGTCTGGTGCGCGTCTTCCGGATCTTCAAGCTGTCCCGGCACTCAAAGGGCCTGCAGATCTTGGGCCAGACACTACGGGCCTCCATGCGTGAGCTGGGtctcctcatcttcttcctcttcatcgGTGTGGTTCTCTTCTCCAGCGCGGTCTACTTTGCGGAGGCCGACCGGGAAGATTCCCATTTCACCAGCATCCCTGAGTCCTTTTGGTGGGCGGTGGTCACCATGACCACAGTCGGCTATGGAGACATGGCACCCGTCACTGTGGGTGGCAAGATAGTGGGCTCTCTGTGCGCCATCGCCGGTGTGCTGACCATTTCCCTGCCTGTGCCGGTCATTGTCTCCAACTTCAGCTACTTCTatcacagggagacagagggcgAAGAGGCCGGAATGTACAGCCATGTGGACACGCAGCCCTGTGGCCCACTGGAGGGCAAGGTCAATGGGGGGTTGGTGGACGGAGAGATGCCTGAGCTACCACCTCCGCTCTGGGCCCCCCCTGGGAAACACATGGTCACCGAAGTGTGA
- the NTF4 gene encoding neurotrophin-4 gives MLLSPSCSLPILLLFLLPSVPMEPHPPPLPLPPFLAPEWDLLSPRVVLSRGTPAGPPLLFLLEAGTFGEPAGRPANRSRRGASETAPASRRGELAVCDAVSGWVTDRRTAVDLRGREVEVLGEVPAAGGSPLRQYFFETRCKADSTEEGGPGGGGGGCRGVDRRHWVSECKAKQSYVRALTADAQGRVGWRWIRIDTACVCTLLSRTGRA, from the coding sequence ATGCTCCTCagcccctcctgctccctccccatcctcctccttttcctcctccccagcGTTCCAAtggagccccaccccccacccttacCACTGCCCCCCTTTCTAGCCCCTGAGTGGGACCTCCTGTCCCCCCGAGTAGTCCTGTCCAGGGGCACCCCCGCCGGGCCCCCTCTGCTCTTCCTGCTGGAGGCCGGGACTTTTGGGGAGCCAGCAGGCCGCCCTGCCAACCGCAGCCGGCGAGGGGCGAGCGAGACAGCACCCGCAAGTCGCCGGGGAGAGCTGGCTGTGTGCGATGCGGTCAGCGGCTGGGTGACAGACCGCCGGACGGCCGTGGACCTGCGTGGGCGTGAGGTGGAGGTGCTGGGCGAGGTTCCCGCGGCTGGTGGCAGTCCCCTCCGCCAGTACTTCTTCGAGACCCGCTGCAAGGCTGACAGCACCGAGGAAGGTGGCCccggtgggggaggagggggctgccGGGGTGTGGACCGGAGGCACTGGGTATCTGAGTGCAAAGCCAAGCAGTCCTACGTGCGGGCACTGACCGCTGATGCCCAGGGCCGCGTAGGCTGGCGATGGATTCGAATTGACACTGCCTGCGTCTGCACGCTCCTCAGCCGGACTGGTCGGGCCTGA
- the SAXO3 gene encoding uncharacterized protein SAXO3 isoform X2, translating into MAGPTLAVRYGLPWSPVSGTEVPESWPNWHLTSSGVAHHIIPSVPFPPPTVQSTVAEPLPPAAKQDLHIWDFDEVISRWETTYGSASVPKTHGGPYAQPRAPEPSDPTRTVGIKDLGEKLRSRGWRLPLVREHHCSETRAQYTGRPGPDRSPTFYVGPQPLELADHHRGGPSQALIPWTKNPERSGQPFTVSDQGVLDRHQLYLTTSAKDFRAYPKKELSGYPRKDSLTCWSFQKTPQVWGRDPQRPPRLRSSRPPGIRVPHVRPATLAVPHRGALSLAQESYRPPLHPLLRLDRFCPLELPWGGPHWKPVSGIYSVPQAYRTENSSYGSMKLTAI; encoded by the exons ATGGCTGGTCCGACCCTGGCTGTACGCTATGGTCTGCCATGGTCCCCAGTCTCTGGGACCGAGGTGCCTGAATCCTGGCCCAACTGGCATCTCACCAGCAGTGGTGTCGCCCACCACATTATCCCATCTGTTCCCTTTCCCCCGCCCACTGTGCAG TCCACGGTCGCGGAGCCCCTGCCCCCGGCCGCAAAGCAGGATTTACACATCTGGGATTTTGACGAGGTCATCAGCAGATGGGAGACCACCTATGGCTCGGCTTCCGTGCCCAAGACCCACGGCGGGCCCTACGCACAGCCCAGGGCCCCAGAGCCTTCGGACCCCACGCGGACTGTGGGGATCAAGGATTTAGGAGAAAAG CTCAGAAGCCGCGGCTGGCGCCTCCCGCTGGTCAGAGAGCACCATTGCAGTGAGACGAGGGCTCAGTACACCGGCCGGCCGGGCCCGGACCGGAGCCCCACCTTCTACGTCGGGCCCCAGCCCCTGGAGCTTGCGGACCACCACCGCGGAGGCCCTTCCCAG GCTTTAATCCCTTGGACAAAGAACCCCGAGCGGTCCGGCCAGCCTTTCACGGTATCTGACCAGGGCGTCCTGGACCGCCATCAGCTCTATCTGACCACCTCGGCCAAGGACTTCCGGGCCTATCCGAA GAAGGAGTTGTCTGGATATCCCCGCAAGGACTCGCTGACCTGCTGGAGCTTTCAGAAGACGCCTCAGGTCTGGGGACGGGACCCACAGCGGCCGCCCCGTCTGCGCTCCTCTCGGCCGCCAGGGATCCGCGTGCCCCACGTCCGCCCGGCGACGCTAGCCGTGCCGCACCGTGGGGCGCTGTCTCTGGCTCAGGAGTCCTACAGACCCCCGCTGCACCCGCTCCTCCGGCTCGATCGTTTCTGCCCTCTGGAGCTGCCCTGGGGCGGCCCCCACTGGAAGCCGGTGTCGGGCATCTACAGCGTGCCACAAGCCTACCGCACTGAGAACTCCAGCTACGGCAGCATGAAGCTGACCGCGATCTGA
- the SAXO3 gene encoding uncharacterized protein SAXO3 isoform X1: protein MAGPTLAVRYGLPWSPVSGTEVPESWPNWHLTSSGVAHHIIPSVPFPPPTVQSTVAEPLPPAAKQDLHIWDFDEVISRWETTYGSASVPKTHGGPYAQPRAPEPSDPTRTVGIKDLGEKLRSRGWRLPLVREHHCSETRAQYTGRPGPDRSPTFYVGPQPLELADHHRGGPSQALIPWTKNPERSGQPFTVSDQGVLDRHQLYLTTSAKDFRAYPKIQRCLPSPAFPTNRKELSGYPRKDSLTCWSFQKTPQVWGRDPQRPPRLRSSRPPGIRVPHVRPATLAVPHRGALSLAQESYRPPLHPLLRLDRFCPLELPWGGPHWKPVSGIYSVPQAYRTENSSYGSMKLTAI, encoded by the exons ATGGCTGGTCCGACCCTGGCTGTACGCTATGGTCTGCCATGGTCCCCAGTCTCTGGGACCGAGGTGCCTGAATCCTGGCCCAACTGGCATCTCACCAGCAGTGGTGTCGCCCACCACATTATCCCATCTGTTCCCTTTCCCCCGCCCACTGTGCAG TCCACGGTCGCGGAGCCCCTGCCCCCGGCCGCAAAGCAGGATTTACACATCTGGGATTTTGACGAGGTCATCAGCAGATGGGAGACCACCTATGGCTCGGCTTCCGTGCCCAAGACCCACGGCGGGCCCTACGCACAGCCCAGGGCCCCAGAGCCTTCGGACCCCACGCGGACTGTGGGGATCAAGGATTTAGGAGAAAAG CTCAGAAGCCGCGGCTGGCGCCTCCCGCTGGTCAGAGAGCACCATTGCAGTGAGACGAGGGCTCAGTACACCGGCCGGCCGGGCCCGGACCGGAGCCCCACCTTCTACGTCGGGCCCCAGCCCCTGGAGCTTGCGGACCACCACCGCGGAGGCCCTTCCCAG GCTTTAATCCCTTGGACAAAGAACCCCGAGCGGTCCGGCCAGCCTTTCACGGTATCTGACCAGGGCGTCCTGGACCGCCATCAGCTCTATCTGACCACCTCGGCCAAGGACTTCCGGGCCTATCCGAA GATCCAACGGTGccttccctctcctgccttccccaccAACAGGAAGGAGTTGTCTGGATATCCCCGCAAGGACTCGCTGACCTGCTGGAGCTTTCAGAAGACGCCTCAGGTCTGGGGACGGGACCCACAGCGGCCGCCCCGTCTGCGCTCCTCTCGGCCGCCAGGGATCCGCGTGCCCCACGTCCGCCCGGCGACGCTAGCCGTGCCGCACCGTGGGGCGCTGTCTCTGGCTCAGGAGTCCTACAGACCCCCGCTGCACCCGCTCCTCCGGCTCGATCGTTTCTGCCCTCTGGAGCTGCCCTGGGGCGGCCCCCACTGGAAGCCGGTGTCGGGCATCTACAGCGTGCCACAAGCCTACCGCACTGAGAACTCCAGCTACGGCAGCATGAAGCTGACCGCGATCTGA
- the LHB gene encoding lutropin subunit beta codes for NSLNRAHCWVRLWGPECAGDGAPAPPLVEGRHVCVQGLLLLWLLLNVGGVWTSRGPLRPLCRPINATLAAENEACPVCVTFATTICAGYCPSMMRVLPAALPPVPQPVCTYRELRFASVRLPGCPPGVDPVVSFPVALSCRCGPCRLSSSDCGGPRAQPLACDRPPLPGLPFL; via the exons AATAGCCTTAACCGTGCTCATTGCTGGGTTCGGCTCTGGGGGCCCGAGTGTGCGGGAGATGGGGCTCCCGCTCCACCCCTCGTGGAGGGAAGGCACGTCTGCGTACAG gggctgctgctgctgtggctgctgctgaATGTGGGTGGGGTGTGGACATCCAGGGGGCCACTGCGGCCGCTGTGCCGGCCCATCAACGCCACCCTGGCTGCTGAGAACGAGGCCTGCCCTGTCTGTGTCACCTTCGCCACCACCATCTGTGCCGGCTACTGCCCCAGCATG ATGCGAGTGCTGCCGGCAGCCCTGCCCCCTGTGCCCCAGCCCGTGTGCACCTACCGTGAACTGCGCTTTGCCTCCGTCCGGCTCCCCGGATGCCCGCCGGGTGTGGACCCCGTGGTCTCCTTCCCCGTGGCCCTCAGCTGTCGCTGCGGGCCCTGCCGCCTCAGCAGCTCCGACTGTGGGGGTCCCAGGGCCCAACCCTTGGCCTGTGACCGCCCCCCACTCCCGGGCCTCCCGTTCCTCTAA
- the RUVBL2 gene encoding ruvB-like 2 isoform X1, with the protein MATVTATTKVPEIRDVTRIERIGAHSHIRGLGLDDALEPRQASQGMVGQLAARRAAGVVLEMIREGKIAGRAVLIAGQPGTGKTAIAMGMAQALGPDTPFTAIAGSEIFSLEMSKTEALTQAFRRSIGVRIKEETEIIEGEVVEIQIDRPATGTGSKVGKLTLKTTEMETIYDLGTKMIESLTKDKVQAGDVITIDKATGKISKLGRSFTRARDYDAMGSQTKFVQCPDGELQKRKEVVHTVSLHEIDVINSRTQGFLALFSGDTGEIKSEVREQINAKVAEWREEGKAEIIPGVLFIDEVHMLDIESFSFLNRALESDMAPVLIMATNRGITRIRGTSYQSPHGIPIDLLDRLLIVSTSPYSEKDTKQILRIRCEEEDVEMSEDAYTVLTRIGLETSLRYAIQLITAASLVCRKRKGTEVQVDDIKRVYSLFLDESRSTQYMKEYQDAFLFNELKGETMDTS; encoded by the exons ATGGCAACCGTG ACAGCCACAACCAAGGTCCCAGAGATCCGAGACGTGACGAGGATTGAACGTATCG GCGCGCACTCCCACATccgggggctggggctggacgACGCCTTGGAGCCACGGCAG GCTTCCCAGGGCATGGTGGGGCAGCTCGCAGCCCGGCGGGCAGCTGGGGTTGTGCTGGAGATGATCCGGGAAGGGAAGATCGCCGGGCGGGCGGTCCTCATCGCTGGCCAGCCGGGCACGGGGAAGACAGCCATCGCCATGG GCATGGCACAGGCCCTGGGCCCTGACACCCCGTTCACAGCCATCGCGGGCAGCGAGATCTTCTCCCTGGAGATGAGCAAGACAGAGGCGCTGACGCAGGCCTTCCGGCGGTCTATCGGGGTTCGCATCAA GGAGGAGACCGAGATCATCGAAGGCGAGGTGGTGGAGATCCAGATCGATCGGCCCGCGACAGGGACG GGCTCTAAGGTAGGGAAGCTGACCCTTAAGACCACGGAGATGGAGACCATATACGACCTGGGCACCAAGATGATCGAGTCCCTGACCAAGGACAAGGTCCAGGCTGG ggACGTGATCACCATCGACAAGGCCACGGGCAAGATCTCCAAGCTGGGCCGCTCCTTCACACGCGCTCGTGACTATGACGCCATGGGTTCCCAG ACCAAGTTTGTGCAGTGTCCAGACGGGGAGCTCCAGAAACGCAAAGAGGTGGTGCACACCGTGTCCCTGCATGAGATCGACGTCATCAACTCCCGCACCCAGGGCTTCCTGGCTCTCTTCTCAG GCGACACCGGGGAGATCAAGTCAGAAGTCCGAGAGCAGATCAACGCCAAGGTGGCTGAGTGGCGTGAGGAGGGCAAGGCGGAGATCATCCCTGGA gTGCTGTTCATCGACGAGGTGCACATGCTGGACATTGAGAGCTTCTCCTTCCTCAATCGGGCCCTGGAAAGTGACATGGCGCCGGTCCTCATCATGGCCACCAACCGAGGCATCACCCG gatcCGGGGTACCAGCTACCAGAGCCCCCACGGCATCCCCATCGACCTCCTGGACCGACTGCTCATCGTCTCCACCTCGCCCTACAGTGAGAAGGACACGAAACAGATCCTCCGCATCCG GTGCGAGGAGGAAGACGTAGAGATGAGTGAGGACGCCTACACGGTGCTGACCCGCATCGGGCTGGAGACGTCGCTGCGCTACGCCATCCAGCTCATCACGGCCGCCAGCCTGGTGTGCCGGAAGCGCAAG GGCACGGAAGTCCAGGTAGATGACATCAAGAGGGTCTACTCGCTCTTTCTGGACGAGTCGCGCTCTACACAGTACATGAAGGAGTACCAGGATGCCTTTCTCTTCAATGAGCTCA AAGGCGAAACCATGGACACCTCCTGA